Proteins from one Salmo salar chromosome ssa29, Ssal_v3.1, whole genome shotgun sequence genomic window:
- the LOC106590198 gene encoding E3 ubiquitin/ISG15 ligase TRIM25 isoform X2 — MTVTMAEACISVSLDEFSCSICLDLLNDPVTIPCGHSYCKVCIKGHWDQDDQKLIYSCPQCRQTFTPRPVLSRNNMLTEVVGKLKKTGQEVSPSLPYAGPGDVPCDICTGKQHRAVKSCLVCLASYCETHIQLHYESTALKKHSLRKASTQLNERICPHHGKLLEVYCCTDQQCICYQCAIDQHRGHETVVAPAERAKKQEQVRKVQRECQQKIKNRETAMLDLQNMMGSVKCSAQEAVVDSERTFTELIRFIERRSSEVREMIKAKERDIVSETEGLLDTLEKDNVELRKIDANIILLTQTEDHIHFLQSCKSLFAPLGFEDIPRIPVGHEVYFQKVKMSTSALKEKLEDVCSEELVKFSKTDITGNLVSEESVEHNLGLKETMQAEDPQMQKLFVPMCHILDRLTPKNFGELMVVVTELTIDTEDKLKGIIDLIYERAIAHPASSVVYANLCRCLMGLKVPTSCNPRVTLNFRKLLLNRCQFEFENNKSELFGGKQKELDTTTKGEVSQRLEEAKAMWCRRSLGNIRLICELFQLKMLTAAIVHDCIVKLSKDGDDNSLECLCTMLSTIGKGLEKDRPRMDQYYNVIVNIVKNRTTSPRIRYMLQDVLDLRKLHL; from the exons ATGACAGTGACCATGGCAGAGGCCTGTATTTCAGTGTCCCTGGATGAGTTTAGTTGCTCAATCTGTCTGGATTTACTGAACGATCCGGTGACTATTCCATGTGGACACAGCTACTGTAAAGTTTGTATTAAGGGTCACTGGGATCAGGATGATCAAAAGCTTATCTACAGCTGCCCTCAATGCAGACAGACCTTTACCCCAAGGCCTGTCCTGAGCAGAAACAACATGCTAACTGAAGTAGTGgggaaactgaagaagacaggacaaGAAGTTTCCCCTTCTCTGCCGTAtgctggacctggagatgtgCCATGTGACATCTGTACTGGTAAACAACACAGAGCAGTGAAGTCCTGTTTGGTGTGTCTGGCCTCATACTGCGAGACTCACATTCAGCTTCACTATGAGTCAACAGCTTTGAAGAAACATAGTCTGCGTAAAGCCTCCACACAACTAAATGAGAGGATCTGCCCTCACCATGGCAAACTGTTGGAGGTCTACTGCTGCACTGATCAACAATGTATTTGTTATCAGTGTGCTATAGATCAACACAGAGGTCATGAAACTGTTGTAGCTCCAGCTGAAAGAGCAAAGAAACAG gaacaggtgaggaAGGTACAAAGGGAATGTCAGCAGAAGATCAAGAATAGGGAAACTGCGATGCTGGACCTGCAAAACATGATGGGTTCTGTCAAG TGCTCTGCACAGGAAGCTGTGGTGGACAGTGAGAGGACCTTCACTGAGCTGATCCGCTTCATTGAGAGAAGAAGCTCTGAGGTGAGAGAGATGATCAAAGCTAAGGAGAGGGATATAGTGAGCGAGACTGAAGGACTTCTAGATACACTGGAGAAGGACAATGTTGAACTGAGGAAGATTGATGCTAACATTATACTGCTGACACagacagaggatcacatccatttcctccag AGCTGCAAGTCTCTATTTGCCCCCCTTGGATTTGAAGACATACCTAGGATACCTGTTGGTCATGAAGTATATTTTCAGAAAGTTAAGATGTCCACCTCTGCACTGAAAGAAAAACTAGAGGATGTCTGCTCAGAGGAACTGGTGAAGTTCTCTAAAACAG ATATAACTGGCAATCTTGTCAGTGAGGAGTCAGTAGAACATAACCTG GGCTTGAAGGAAACCATGCAAGCTGAAGATCCACAGATGCAGAAGCTGTTTGTCCCTATGTGTCACATCCTGGACAGGCTGACTCCTAAGAACTTTGGGGAGTTGATGGTAGTAGTGACTGAGCTCACCATTGACACAGAAGACAAGCTGAAGGGCATCATTGACCTCATATATGAGAGGGCCATAGCACACCCTGCCAGCTCTGTGGTCTACGCCAACTTGTGCCGCTGCCTAATGGGG CTCAAAGTGCCAACGTCATGTAATCCGAGAGTGACTTTGAATTTCCGTAAATTACTGCTGAATCGATGCCAGTTTGAGTTTGAGAATAATAAATCTGAGCTCTTTGGAGGAAAGCAGAAGGAGCTGGACACCACCACCAAG GGGGAGGTCAGCCAGCGACTGGAGGAGGCCAAGGCCATGTGGTGCAGACGGTCTCTAGGCAACATCAGATTAATTTGCGAGTTGTTCCAGTTGAAGATGCTTACAGCAGCCATTGTGCACGATTGCATCGTAAAGCTATCTAAGGATGGCGACGATAACTCTCTGGAGTGTCTGTGCACAATGCTCTCCACCATCGGCAAGGGCTTAGAGAAGGACAGG CCCAGAATGGACCAGTACTACAACGTGATTGTGAATATTGTGAAGAATAGGACAACCTCCCCCAGAATCCGATATATGCTGCAGGATGTGCTGGACCTCCGAAAG CTTCATCTGTAG
- the LOC106590198 gene encoding E3 ubiquitin/ISG15 ligase TRIM25 isoform X1, whose protein sequence is MTVTMAEACISVSLDEFSCSICLDLLNDPVTIPCGHSYCKVCIKGHWDQDDQKLIYSCPQCRQTFTPRPVLSRNNMLTEVVGKLKKTGQEVSPSLPYAGPGDVPCDICTGKQHRAVKSCLVCLASYCETHIQLHYESTALKKHSLRKASTQLNERICPHHGKLLEVYCCTDQQCICYQCAIDQHRGHETVVAPAERAKKQEQVRKVQRECQQKIKNRETAMLDLQNMMGSVKCSAQEAVVDSERTFTELIRFIERRSSEVREMIKAKERDIVSETEGLLDTLEKDNVELRKIDANIILLTQTEDHIHFLQSCKSLFAPLGFEDIPRIPVGHEVYFQKVKMSTSALKEKLEDVCSEELVKFSKTDITGNLVSEESVEHNLGLKETMQAEDPQMQKLFVPMCHILDRLTPKNFGELMVVVTELTIDTEDKLKGIIDLIYERAIAHPASSVVYANLCRCLMGLKVPTSCNPRVTLNFRKLLLNRCQFEFENNKSELFGGKQKELDTTTKLVKPVLTFQGEVSQRLEEAKAMWCRRSLGNIRLICELFQLKMLTAAIVHDCIVKLSKDGDDNSLECLCTMLSTIGKGLEKDRPRMDQYYNVIVNIVKNRTTSPRIRYMLQDVLDLRKLHL, encoded by the exons ATGACAGTGACCATGGCAGAGGCCTGTATTTCAGTGTCCCTGGATGAGTTTAGTTGCTCAATCTGTCTGGATTTACTGAACGATCCGGTGACTATTCCATGTGGACACAGCTACTGTAAAGTTTGTATTAAGGGTCACTGGGATCAGGATGATCAAAAGCTTATCTACAGCTGCCCTCAATGCAGACAGACCTTTACCCCAAGGCCTGTCCTGAGCAGAAACAACATGCTAACTGAAGTAGTGgggaaactgaagaagacaggacaaGAAGTTTCCCCTTCTCTGCCGTAtgctggacctggagatgtgCCATGTGACATCTGTACTGGTAAACAACACAGAGCAGTGAAGTCCTGTTTGGTGTGTCTGGCCTCATACTGCGAGACTCACATTCAGCTTCACTATGAGTCAACAGCTTTGAAGAAACATAGTCTGCGTAAAGCCTCCACACAACTAAATGAGAGGATCTGCCCTCACCATGGCAAACTGTTGGAGGTCTACTGCTGCACTGATCAACAATGTATTTGTTATCAGTGTGCTATAGATCAACACAGAGGTCATGAAACTGTTGTAGCTCCAGCTGAAAGAGCAAAGAAACAG gaacaggtgaggaAGGTACAAAGGGAATGTCAGCAGAAGATCAAGAATAGGGAAACTGCGATGCTGGACCTGCAAAACATGATGGGTTCTGTCAAG TGCTCTGCACAGGAAGCTGTGGTGGACAGTGAGAGGACCTTCACTGAGCTGATCCGCTTCATTGAGAGAAGAAGCTCTGAGGTGAGAGAGATGATCAAAGCTAAGGAGAGGGATATAGTGAGCGAGACTGAAGGACTTCTAGATACACTGGAGAAGGACAATGTTGAACTGAGGAAGATTGATGCTAACATTATACTGCTGACACagacagaggatcacatccatttcctccag AGCTGCAAGTCTCTATTTGCCCCCCTTGGATTTGAAGACATACCTAGGATACCTGTTGGTCATGAAGTATATTTTCAGAAAGTTAAGATGTCCACCTCTGCACTGAAAGAAAAACTAGAGGATGTCTGCTCAGAGGAACTGGTGAAGTTCTCTAAAACAG ATATAACTGGCAATCTTGTCAGTGAGGAGTCAGTAGAACATAACCTG GGCTTGAAGGAAACCATGCAAGCTGAAGATCCACAGATGCAGAAGCTGTTTGTCCCTATGTGTCACATCCTGGACAGGCTGACTCCTAAGAACTTTGGGGAGTTGATGGTAGTAGTGACTGAGCTCACCATTGACACAGAAGACAAGCTGAAGGGCATCATTGACCTCATATATGAGAGGGCCATAGCACACCCTGCCAGCTCTGTGGTCTACGCCAACTTGTGCCGCTGCCTAATGGGG CTCAAAGTGCCAACGTCATGTAATCCGAGAGTGACTTTGAATTTCCGTAAATTACTGCTGAATCGATGCCAGTTTGAGTTTGAGAATAATAAATCTGAGCTCTTTGGAGGAAAGCAGAAGGAGCTGGACACCACCACCAAG CTTGTGAAGCCTGTCCTAACCTTCCAGGGGGAGGTCAGCCAGCGACTGGAGGAGGCCAAGGCCATGTGGTGCAGACGGTCTCTAGGCAACATCAGATTAATTTGCGAGTTGTTCCAGTTGAAGATGCTTACAGCAGCCATTGTGCACGATTGCATCGTAAAGCTATCTAAGGATGGCGACGATAACTCTCTGGAGTGTCTGTGCACAATGCTCTCCACCATCGGCAAGGGCTTAGAGAAGGACAGG CCCAGAATGGACCAGTACTACAACGTGATTGTGAATATTGTGAAGAATAGGACAACCTCCCCCAGAATCCGATATATGCTGCAGGATGTGCTGGACCTCCGAAAG CTTCATCTGTAG
- the LOC106590198 gene encoding E3 ubiquitin/ISG15 ligase TRIM25 isoform X3: protein MTVTMAEACISVSLDEFSCSICLDLLNDPVTIPCGHSYCKVCIKGHWDQDDQKLIYSCPQCRQTFTPRPVLSRNNMLTEVVGKLKKTGQEVSPSLPYAGPGDVPCDICTGKQHRAVKSCLVCLASYCETHIQLHYESTALKKHSLRKASTQLNERICPHHGKLLEVYCCTDQQCICYQCAIDQHRGHETVVAPAERAKKQEQVRKVQRECQQKIKNRETAMLDLQNMMGSVKCSAQEAVVDSERTFTELIRFIERRSSEVREMIKAKERDIVSETEGLLDTLEKDNVELRKIDANIILLTQTEDHIHFLQSCKSLFAPLGFEDIPRIPVGHEVYFQKVKMSTSALKEKLEDVCSEELVKFSKTDITGNLVSEESVEHNLGLKETMQAEDPQMQKLFVPMCHILDRLTPKNFGELMVVVTELTIDTEDKLKGIIDLIYERAIAHPASSVVYANLCRCLMGLKVPTSCNPRVTLNFRKLLLNRCQFEFENNKSELFGGKQKELDTTTKPRMDQYYNVIVNIVKNRTTSPRIRYMLQDVLDLRKLHL, encoded by the exons ATGACAGTGACCATGGCAGAGGCCTGTATTTCAGTGTCCCTGGATGAGTTTAGTTGCTCAATCTGTCTGGATTTACTGAACGATCCGGTGACTATTCCATGTGGACACAGCTACTGTAAAGTTTGTATTAAGGGTCACTGGGATCAGGATGATCAAAAGCTTATCTACAGCTGCCCTCAATGCAGACAGACCTTTACCCCAAGGCCTGTCCTGAGCAGAAACAACATGCTAACTGAAGTAGTGgggaaactgaagaagacaggacaaGAAGTTTCCCCTTCTCTGCCGTAtgctggacctggagatgtgCCATGTGACATCTGTACTGGTAAACAACACAGAGCAGTGAAGTCCTGTTTGGTGTGTCTGGCCTCATACTGCGAGACTCACATTCAGCTTCACTATGAGTCAACAGCTTTGAAGAAACATAGTCTGCGTAAAGCCTCCACACAACTAAATGAGAGGATCTGCCCTCACCATGGCAAACTGTTGGAGGTCTACTGCTGCACTGATCAACAATGTATTTGTTATCAGTGTGCTATAGATCAACACAGAGGTCATGAAACTGTTGTAGCTCCAGCTGAAAGAGCAAAGAAACAG gaacaggtgaggaAGGTACAAAGGGAATGTCAGCAGAAGATCAAGAATAGGGAAACTGCGATGCTGGACCTGCAAAACATGATGGGTTCTGTCAAG TGCTCTGCACAGGAAGCTGTGGTGGACAGTGAGAGGACCTTCACTGAGCTGATCCGCTTCATTGAGAGAAGAAGCTCTGAGGTGAGAGAGATGATCAAAGCTAAGGAGAGGGATATAGTGAGCGAGACTGAAGGACTTCTAGATACACTGGAGAAGGACAATGTTGAACTGAGGAAGATTGATGCTAACATTATACTGCTGACACagacagaggatcacatccatttcctccag AGCTGCAAGTCTCTATTTGCCCCCCTTGGATTTGAAGACATACCTAGGATACCTGTTGGTCATGAAGTATATTTTCAGAAAGTTAAGATGTCCACCTCTGCACTGAAAGAAAAACTAGAGGATGTCTGCTCAGAGGAACTGGTGAAGTTCTCTAAAACAG ATATAACTGGCAATCTTGTCAGTGAGGAGTCAGTAGAACATAACCTG GGCTTGAAGGAAACCATGCAAGCTGAAGATCCACAGATGCAGAAGCTGTTTGTCCCTATGTGTCACATCCTGGACAGGCTGACTCCTAAGAACTTTGGGGAGTTGATGGTAGTAGTGACTGAGCTCACCATTGACACAGAAGACAAGCTGAAGGGCATCATTGACCTCATATATGAGAGGGCCATAGCACACCCTGCCAGCTCTGTGGTCTACGCCAACTTGTGCCGCTGCCTAATGGGG CTCAAAGTGCCAACGTCATGTAATCCGAGAGTGACTTTGAATTTCCGTAAATTACTGCTGAATCGATGCCAGTTTGAGTTTGAGAATAATAAATCTGAGCTCTTTGGAGGAAAGCAGAAGGAGCTGGACACCACCACCAAG CCCAGAATGGACCAGTACTACAACGTGATTGTGAATATTGTGAAGAATAGGACAACCTCCCCCAGAATCCGATATATGCTGCAGGATGTGCTGGACCTCCGAAAG CTTCATCTGTAG